The segment ATGGAAGGTGTGTACCTACAGGTACATGCAGGGCGGGGTATGAGGGTTACACTTTTGCTGAATGTAGTGCGTATCCCACCGAAGAAGAGTGTACGGCAGTACCTAACACAAGCTGTGATTTAATAGCTGAGTTCGGTGGAGAAGACTGTTTCGCGCGTTGCATAGAAGATCCCAATAATACCACCGCAGACCCTGTACGACCAGGGGCAAACGACATATGCAATGCTAAGTGTAAAACAAATTTCAAACGATGCGATACAGACGGGGATTGTAAGTTTTTAATAGGGGAGGGTTGGAAGTGTATTCCAAACGATGTCACAGGAATGGGTATATGCCAATTTGAGCCTGATAAGATTTGTAATGCCGGAGGATTATTGCCCTGTGGAGGAACAGGATGCCCCTGCCAGCTTTGCGATGTATTTATTGTAATAAACAGAGTGGTAGATTTGCTTCTCTTTACAATAGCGCCCATACTTGTATCTATAATGGTTATAGTGGGTGGATTCTTTGTTATGACATCACGCGGTGCCGGGCAATTACGAAAAGGTAAGGAATTTATAAAGTGGGCCATTCTTGGATATTTATTAATGCTAACAGCATGGGTAATTGTAAACAGCATACTTACTGTATTAGATCTGGCCACATGGGTTGGCGCAGGGGATTGGTGGGACCCAAACTGTTAAAGATTATTAAACAAAGTACACAAATCAATAAGTCCTCCGATATCGGAGGACTTATTGATTTAAGGCAAAACACGTGATATAAAAAGGAGTGTCTTCACTATAAATATCAAATTTCCGGTCCGCCCATAGCTCAATTGGCAGAGCAGTTGCCTCTTAAGCAATTGGTCGGGCCCTCTAATTAAAAACTGGGGTGCATTTGACGGGATTTATTTTGCAAATATTCTAGGCGTTTGGAGTGACGCGATGTTGAAACATCGTTAGCGACAAAGAACACTAAAGATTGGCAAAATAAACCCGCCCTTTTAAAACCCAGTTTCCAGTCCGCCCATAGCTCAATTGGCAGAGCAGTTGCCTCTTAAGCAATTGGTTCCAGGTTCAAGTCCTGGTGGGCGGACTGGGAATTGGGTTGGGGGCACAAATCAGACTTTTGCCGGATTTTCATGTGAAAGATATTGCCTAAAATATTATTATATGTTATCATTATCTCTATATGGCAATAGAAACAAGCGACAAGCAAAAAATAATTGAAAAATACAAGCTGCACGAGAAGGACACTGGCTCAGCGGAAGTTCAGGCCGCTGTTTTAACTGAGGAAATAAAGCGTTTAGTGCGACATCTTAAAAAGCATCCAAAAGACAACCACTCACGCAGGGGTTTGCTTATGATGGTGTCTAAAAGAAAAAAACTTCTTGACTACTTAATGCGTGAAAGCACTAAGCGATACAACGATCTCATAAAGAAGCTTGGTCTTAAAAAATAGTATAATGGAACAGCAGATAATCAGGCATCCCGCACAAAGAGTAGCTGTGCTGATAGATGTACAAAACTTCTATCACTCGGCAAAAAACTTATATCAGAAAAGGGTAAACTTTAAGGAAATATTAAAAACTGCCGTAGGTAACAGGCAGCTGATTCGTGCGTTTGCTTATGTTGTAAGCACAGAAGGCGGGGAGGAAAGCGTTTTTTTTGAGGTGTTACAAAAAATGGGGATTGAAATTCGTGTTAAAGAGCTCCAAATATATTATGGAGGATTAAAAAAAGCAGACTGGGATGTAGGTCTTGCAATTGATGCGGTACGCCTTTCGGGCTCTGTGGATGTCATAATAATAATGAGCGGAGATGGGGATTTCATACCTTTGGTTGGTTACTTGCAGAATGAAGGAACACAGGTTGAGGTAATGGCGTTTGGTAAAAGCGCCTCCAGCAAACTTCGGGAAAGCGCGGACGCTTTTGTTGATTTATGTGAAAGTCCTGAAAAATACCTTCTTAGATATAAAGTAAAATAATTAAAG is part of the Candidatus Spechtbacterales bacterium genome and harbors:
- a CDS encoding NYN domain-containing protein; this encodes MEQQIIRHPAQRVAVLIDVQNFYHSAKNLYQKRVNFKEILKTAVGNRQLIRAFAYVVSTEGGEESVFFEVLQKMGIEIRVKELQIYYGGLKKADWDVGLAIDAVRLSGSVDVIIIMSGDGDFIPLVGYLQNEGTQVEVMAFGKSASSKLRESADAFVDLCESPEKYLLRYKVK
- a CDS encoding pilin — protein: MKLGIKFFLIFAVLVSVAGFFVVEDVSAQGQYYCQMSTAGCVLDPGISPTCQQGYTYDCGQFTTLSSCFNNPHTCEIAGNQFSCNYDFGRSTCNIDSNNSTCDTGKSDNCSNWNNDPAGCENAFGTCVVGIPPGEDCMVTFPDPCYDGTGEHSCIAYDDSGTVGICQPNPCESTAQCHGGYECLSGTCRPGGSKAPLGVNEKTCIWDTLYGRCVPTGTCRAGYEGYTFAECSAYPTEEECTAVPNTSCDLIAEFGGEDCFARCIEDPNNTTADPVRPGANDICNAKCKTNFKRCDTDGDCKFLIGEGWKCIPNDVTGMGICQFEPDKICNAGGLLPCGGTGCPCQLCDVFIVINRVVDLLLFTIAPILVSIMVIVGGFFVMTSRGAGQLRKGKEFIKWAILGYLLMLTAWVIVNSILTVLDLATWVGAGDWWDPNC
- the rpsO gene encoding 30S ribosomal protein S15, whose product is MAIETSDKQKIIEKYKLHEKDTGSAEVQAAVLTEEIKRLVRHLKKHPKDNHSRRGLLMMVSKRKKLLDYLMRESTKRYNDLIKKLGLKK